The sequence CATGGCGTCCTCCTGTGCTTAAAGCGTTTATGGGGTTGAATCGGTTATCGGTTTGTTCCGTTGCCCTTGTGCCGGAGCTATTTCAGCGGCAGGGTTTCCTTGCTGTGGGTAACCGCCCGGGTAATGCCGACCAGCAACAGCAGCGACGGCAGAATCTGGGTGGCGATCAGCAGGGCAAAGAAGCCAAGGAATGCCCAGAGCAGAAAACCGCTGGAGGAAGCATCGGCCGCCGCGTAGACCGGCGAAGCCGCCAGCAAGGAAGTCAGGGTCAGCAGCGTGGTGGTTTTCATGATGTCCTCCTGTGGTTACGGTTGAAGGCTTGCGGTAGTGCGTTGCTCTTGCCCAGATACTACTGCGCAAGACGTGCCAACAAACACTGACGCCCCGGGAAATTCCGAATAAACTGCTGAAATCAGCAAGAAAATATCGCAAGAAAAATTTCCGGAGCACAAGAAGACCGCGTCTGAAGGCTGGTGAGGCAGCAAAAACGGCAGCGGGCGCCGGAAACGTATGCTGGGGCTATACGATGGGAGCAAAGCCGAGCCAGACCAGAACAGCGCGACAATCAGGCATGGTGGGCTATCAGGCTGAAATAACAGCCGTTACTGGCTGTATAGGGAAAATATCGGAAAATATCGCCAGAGCTGAGTTATTGAATCGGCTACCGTAAGGAAATGTTATATCGCAGATCCGTTTTGCCTTTTTGCTCAACAGAAGCGCAGAAGCTTCACCCTGGTTCTTGCGTAACTGCGAGAAGAGTCGTTGCTGTAACCAGCCAAAATAATTAAAAAACTTGTCGTGCGCTACGGGTGCTGCTAGATTCGGCAAAAATTTTATGCCTATTGGCGATCCTGGATTGAGTCGTCAGATTCGGATGAACGAGAGGAGATGGATTTGTGTGGCGTTTTGTTCTGATCTGGATGGTTTTTCTTGGTTTGTTGCCTGCACAGGGACAGGCGGGGCCGCTGTACACATGGAAAGATACGGGCGGGCAGCTTCATATCAGCGATAATCTGCCGGAATGTCCCGAAAATGCCAAAGAATTACAGACCCGGGTCTACAGTGGTGGCCGTGAAACAGCGGTGCAGCGTCAGGAGCGTCTTTTGCGCGAGTACGAACAGGAGCGGCAGCTTGCTTTGGCCAATTGGCAACGGCGCGAGGAATTGCAGCAGAAGAAGTTGGCCAGGGCCATTGAGGAAGATAACGACCGGCGTCACGCCTTGCACGAGGCCCGGCTGGAGCAGGATATTGCCTACGAAAAGAGTCTAATCGATCGATGGGATGACCGGCGCAGGCCTGTGTATTCCCTGCCCGGCCGGCGGACGCGCTATCAGGATGCTATGCGTCAATCCTGCTCTGATGGGAACGCGCCGCACTCCCCTCGTTTGATGGCGCGTCCGCATTCCCAGCCCGTGCTGCCGCGATCTGCTGGCCAACGGACGGTTGTGCGCCGGTTGCCCTGATGATTTCTACAGGTCTACAGGGCCGGGGTTGGCTCAAGGCCGTCCGGCAATGTGCCTCCCGTGCGGGAACTGGCGACCGTGCCAGGCTGGCGAAATGTCAAATTGGTGGTGTCAGGCTGCGGCCTTCGCGTAATAAGGCAGCGAAGTCTTCTGCCGGCAGGGGCTTGCTGAACAGGTAGCCCTGCAACTGGTCGCAGCCGCAACGGCGCAAAAAATCGAGCTGATCGCGGGTTTCGACGCCTTCAGCGACGGCGCCCAGGCCCAGGTTGTGGGCAATCTGGATGATGCTGGTGACGACGGAGGCGCCGCTGGTGTCTGTTGCTACATCGCGGATGAAAGAACGGTCGATTTTGAGATTGTCGACCGGAAAACGGCGCAGATAGTTCAGACTTGAATAGCCGGTACCGAAATCGTCGAGACTTAAGGACAGGCCGAGCTGTTTGAGCTCATGCATGATCTGCACGGCCTGCTGGGGATTGTCCATAATCATGCTTTCGGTTAGTTCCAGCTCCAGTTCGCCGGCGGCAAGACCGCTGTGCTGCAGAATGGACTGCAGGCGCTGGGTCAGATCGCCCTTGCGGAATTGCCGCGCTGACAGGTTCACGGCCACTGGTACTGGCTGCAGTCCCGCATCCCGCCATTGACAGGTCTGGGCACAGGCCTGCCGCAGTACCCAGTCGCCCAGCGGCACGATCAGGCCGGTTTCCTCCGCCAGCGGAATGAACTGGGCCGGTGAGATCAGCCCTCGTTGGGCATGTTGCCAGCGGACCAGGGCCTCGCAGCCGCAGATTTGTCCCGTTACCAGATTGACCTTTGGCTGGTAGAGCAGCAGAAACTGCTCCTGTTCCAGAGCCTGTCGCAGGGCTTCTTCCAACTCCAGTGTTTCCTGCAGCCGCTGGTTCATTTCCGGCGCGTAGAACAGGAAGCTGCTGCGCTCAAGACGCTTGGCGCGGTACATGGCCATGTCGGCGTTGCGCAGCAGGGTGGCGCTGTCATCACTGTCACGCGGGAACAGGCTGATTCCCAGGCTGGCACTCAGCCGAATTTCGCGATCTTCCACCCGGTAGGGCTGGTTGAGCTGCTCCAGCAGGTGCCCGGCGACCAGGGCGATGTCTTTCATGTCGGCCACCTCGGCCAGAATCACAACGAACTCATCGCCACCCAGACGGGCAACGCTGTCGGTTTCGCGTATGCAGTGCTGCAGGCGTCCGGCAACGGCGCGCAGCAGCTGATCGCCGAAGTTGTGACCGAGGCTGTCATTGATGACCTTGAAGCGGTCGAGATCGAACAATAACGCCGCCACCAGCCGGCCGGAACGATGGGCGTAATGGATGGCCTGTTCCAGGCGGTCGAGCAGTAGCGTGCGATTGGCCAGCCCGGTCAGGACGTCATGGGTTGCCAGATGCTTGAGCTGTTCTTCGTAACGTTTCTGCTCGGTGATGTCGCGGTACAGCGCGGCAACCTGGTTGCGGCTGCCGTTGTCCGGTCGGAAGGCGTAAACATCAAAAAAACGGCCCAGTTGCTGTTCCGGGCGCTGGAACCGGATGGCCTCGCCGGTGCGGGCCACGGCGCCATAGGTCTGCAGCCAGAAGGGGTCAATCTCCGGCAACAGTTCGCGGATGCTGTGCGATAGACATTCCGGGCCCAGACCGGTCTGGGCACTGAAAATCCGATTGATCTCGCGCAGGCGCAGGTCACTGACGGTGCCGTCGTCGTCGAATTCCACCTCCATGACGCAGAAACCCTCGTCGATGGATTCGAACAGGCTGTGATAGTGTCGTTCGCTGGCCTGCAGATCGGCCTGGGCCTGGCGGCGCTGCTGCAAAAGCTGCCATTCGCGTAGGGCCCCCTGCACGATGACCGGCAACCGGCGGAAGAGGTCGGGTGATTTGACCAGATAATCGAAGGCACCGCCTTTGAGGGCTTCTACGGCCAGTTCTTCGTTGCCGTAGGCGGTCATGACCAGCAAGGGAAAGGCTCGGTGGTCATGGCTGTCGGCCAGAGCCTGCAGGGCCCGGCCGTCGGGCAGGTTTATGTCCATCAGCACCAGATCGGGACTGTGCTGTTTCAGCAGGGCGTGATAACCGGCCAGGCTGGCGGCCTGATAAAGCTGAACCCTGGGGGACTGCTCCTGAAAAGCGCGGCGGATCAGTTCAGCGTGAGCGGTGTCGTCCTCGATCAGAAAGATGCTCAGGCTTTTGGCCTGGCCTGAAGAGGGAGCTTTGGTCATGGCAGCGTCCTGCAGGCACCGGTGAGGCGCTTGTCTGATACCGGTTGCCCGGCGGGGTTGACGGTAAACGCAGCGGAGCTGGCCTGATAAAACAGCCTGCTGCCACCATAGCGGCTGAAGGCGGTTTTGACCAGCCGGAATTGTGCCGACCGTCAGCGCACCTGGGGCAGTTCATCCCAGCTGCGGGTGTAGGCCGGCGACAGCAGCGTCCGCGTCATGAACCAGTCCGCTTCCGGCCGCTGGGCGCCGAAATAGACCCTGGCGCGGCCGGACTGGTTCAGGCGGTCGAGCGCCTGCATCAGCTGCTTTCCTTTACCTTCGTCCTGTGGGCTGTGGAACAGCCCTGGTTGCACCTGATCCGCCGGGCACAGGCCTTCAAGTTGTACCCCACCCTTGGCATAACGCAGGTCCTCGCGCCATAGCTTGTCAAACAGGCGCAGAGCCAGGGGCAGCAACACCCGGCTGTCGTTGCTGGCCTCGCCAAGGCTGGTGCTGGCCCGGTTGCCATAGTAGGGCTGCTGGGTATCGTGCGGGCTGGTACGGATGAACAGCGTCACAATGCCGGCCTTGAGCGCCTGGTGACGCAGGCGTGCGGCGGCCTGACAGACCAGCTGGCTGAGGGCCTGGCGCAGTTCGTCATAGGTCTCGATCCGCTCACCGAAGGAACGCGAACAAACCAGCTGTTTCTGCGGTGCCGGTACCTCCTCGAGTTCCAGGCAGGATTCGCCGTTGAGCTCGCGCACTGTTCTTTCCAGCACCACCGAAAAGCGCTGCCGTACGAAACGCACGTCCATCTCGGCCAGTTGCAGCGCCGTGCGGATACCCAGCCGCGCCAGACGTGGCCCCAGTTGGCGGCCGACCCCCCAGACCTCCTCCAGCGGCGTCAACGCCAGCAGGCGACGCTGCCGCTCTGGCTGTGACAGATCCACCACGCCGTGACATTGCCTAAAACGTTTGGCCGCGCCGTTGGCCAGTTTGGCCAGCGTCTTGGTCGGCGCGATGCCGACACTCACCGGCACACCCACATGGCGGTACAGCTGCTCGCGGATCGCCTGGCCGCAGCTGGCCAGATCGGCCTGAGCCGCAGTCAGATCGATAAAGGCTTCGTCAATCGAATAGACCTCCAGATGATCGCTGAAGGCGCGCAGGCTGGCCATCACCCGGGCCGAGATGTCGGCATAGAGGCCATAGTTCGAAGAAAACAGCACAATGTCATGCTGCTTGACCAGGTGGCGAATCTGGAACAGCGGTGTTCCCATGGCAATGCCCAGGGCCTTGACCTCGGCCGAGCGTGCCACCACACAGCCGTCGTTGTTGGACAGAACCGCCACCGGCCGGCGGCGCAGATCGGGCCGGAACAGGCGCTCACAGCTGCAGTAGAAGTTGTTGCAATCGATCAGGGCGAATAGCGGCATGGCGTTTGATCCGGTGGAAAAATCTGCCGTCGGTGGCGGCGTGGTTGTCTGCTGGCGACGGCTGGGGCAGAATGCCGACCGGTTGCCGAGACAACCCCGGCCTGTGGTGTATTGTCGCAGGGAAAATGGTCCCATGCACACCCGTCTGCTGAACAAGGAGGATTCCGGATGATCATTCAACCCCTGCTGGGCCTGGCCCTGTTCATTCTGCTGGCCTGGCTGCTGAGCGAGAACCGCCGCCGCTTCCCCCTGCGTCTGGTGCTGGGCGGGCTGGCCCTGCAACTGCTGCTGGCCCTGCTGCTGTTGCGTCTGCCGGGTTGCCGCCAGCTGTTCTGGCTGCTCAACCAGGCTGTGCTGGCGCTGGAACAGGCCACGGCGGCGGGCACCGGGCTGGTGTTCGGTTATCTGGGCGGCGGGCCGTTGCCCTTTGCCGAAACCGGCAGCGCCAGTGCCTATCTGCTGGCTTTTCGCGGGCTGCCGCTGGTGCTGCTGATCAGCGCGTTGTCGGCTCTGTTGTTCTACTGGCGCATCCTGCCCTGGGTGGTGCAGGGCCTGTCCTGGCTGTTGCGGCGGACGCTGGGGCTGGGCGGTGCCGAGGGGCTGGCGGTGGCGGCGAACATCTTTGTCGGCATGGTCGAGGCGCCGCTGATCGTTCGGCCCTATCTGGCGCGGATGAGCCGCAGCGAGCTGTTCTGCCTGATGAGTTGCGGTATGGCCACCATCGCCGGCACGGTGATGGTACTTTACGCCAGTATTTTGCGACCGCTATTGCCCGATATCATGGGCCATATTCTGACCGCTTCGCTGATCAGCGCGCCGGCGGCGGTGGTGATCGCCAAGGTGCTGGTGCCCGAAAACGCCACGCCGACCGCCGCCCGGCTGGAGGTCGACACCTCGGTGCGCGGCAGCATGGACGCCATTACCCGTGGCACAACCCAGGGTATTCAGCTGCTGCTCAATATCGTCGCCATGATCATTGTCATGGTGGCGCTGGTGGCCCTGGTCAATCAACTGCTCGGCCTGCTTTGGCCCGGTGCCAGCCTGCAGGGGCTGCTCGGCCAGGTGCTGGCGCCGGTGGTCTGGCTGTTCGGCGTGCCCTGGGCGGAGGCGCCGACGGCGGCGGCGTTGTTGGGCACCAAGACTGTCATCAACGAGTTTGTGGCCTATCTGGATATGAGCCGCTTGCCGCCGGGTCAGCTCAGCGAGCGCAGCCTGTATCTGCTCAGCTATGCCCTGTGTGGTTTTGCCAATCCCGGCAGCCTGGGCATTCTGATCGGCGGTCTGGGCGCCATGGCGCCTGAACGACGGCCGGAGATTGTTTCGCTGGGGCTGAAATCGTTGCTGGCCGGCACCCTGGCCACCTGTATGACGGCGGCGGTAGCCGCTTTGTTGTTGCCGGCTTGAGTTTTGCGCCGGGTCTTTTAGTCGGCCAGGGTTGCCTGGCTGACACGGACGCTCAGGCTTTTGAGGGTGGCAGGGTCGAGCGGGCCGATGCCGGTCTTGAGTTGGTGCTGCTGGCCCGCCGGCAGCACCTCAGCCAGTGTCAGGCTGCGTTGCTGGCGGCGCTGTCGGCTGTCACTGAACTGCAGCAGGCAGACAATCTGACGGACATTGAGGCTGCTGTCATTTCTGATACGCAGTACCAGTTGGCCCTTGCCATCAAGACCCACGGCGGTGGTCAGATAGCGTTGGGGCTGCTCCGGCAGATCAAGGCGCTGATAGGCCTGACGGGCCTGCTGGCCGATGGTGGATTGCGACTGGGCCGCAGCGGCGAACAGCTCCTTGGCTTTGCCGCGCTGGCCCTGCTGCAGGGCCACCAGCCCCAGGGCCTGCTGAGCCGGGGCGGTGGGCAGCAGAGCGGTGCTGCGCTCGAGATCGGCAACGGCGGCGCTGGTCTGCCCCAAGGCTTTTTTGGCCAGGCCGCGCTGCAGATAATAATGGAAATAGCCGTCGTCCCGGGCGATGGCGCGATCATAGTTGGTGATGGCGTCGGCCGGATTCTTTTCGGCCATGCGGATATCGCCGCGCAGGCCGTGAAACAGGGCCTCGGCGGGCTGTAGTCGCAGCGCCTTTTCCGCCAGACTCAGCGCCTTGGCCGTGTCTTTTGCCTGCAGGGCCTTGCGGCCGGCATCGTGGGCGGCATAGGCCTCGCAGTCGGCCAGCAGCGGTGCCAGGGCCTGGCGGTAGCGCTCCTCGCCCAGTGTGCCGCCCTTGGGCAGCGTCGTCGCCAGTTGGCGATTGGCCTCGACCCGTTCTTGCGACGGCGGGTGACTGGAAAACAGACCGTTGAGCCAGTCCGGCTGTTGGTTTTTGGCCAGCCGCACGAAGGTCTGTTGCAGACCGATGGCGGCTGCGGGGTCATATCCGGCCCGCGCCATGTAGCGCATGCCGTAGGCGTCGGCTTCGCGTTCGGCGTCGCGGCTGTAGCGCTGCTGAATCAGCTGGGAACCGACGGCGGCACCGCCGGTGGCCAGGGCGGCGTATTCGCTGTTGCGCGCTGCCAGCCCCGTTGCCAGCACGGCACCCTGCAGCAGCAGGTTGCGTTCCATGTCCTTGGCGCCATGACGGGCAGCAGCGTGGACGATTTCATGGCTGAGGACCGCCGCCAGTTCAGCTTCGTTGTTCAGCTCCACCAGCAGCCCGCGATTGATGGCGATCTTGCCGCCGGGCAGGGCCCAGGCGTTGGGCGTTGAATCGTTCAGCACACGGAACTCGTAGGGCAGTTTGCGATCACTGACGGCGGCCAGCCGCTGGCCGACCTGCTGCACATAGGCCACCACCTGAGGATGGGTGCGATAGTCGCCGCCCTGCATCTGACGGCTGGGTTGATAATGCTGGGCGCCGGCGCGCAGTTCGGTGTCTTCGCCGACCAGGGCCAGTTCGTTTCTGCCGGTCACCGGATTGACGGCACAACCGGCAAGCAGCAGGACCAGGGTACAGACGGCAAGAGCGTAGCGCATGGCAGAATCTCCTGTCGGGTGGAGCGTTTTCCGGAGAGGGCGGCAGTCGCTGCGATGGACGCCGCCGGCGGTTCAGGGCGCCCGGCTGTCGAGCTGCAACGACAGCAGGTTGCGCTCGCCCTGGCGCTGCCAGTCGATCTGGCGGCACAGATTGCGGATCAGGGCCAGGCCGATATCGTCCTGGGAGTCGGCCTGCTCCAGCGGGTTGCCGGGTGGGCCGGCACAGTCGAGGCGCAGTTCCAGCAGCGCGTCCTGTTCGTGAAAGGCGACGGTCAGGGCCACATCGAAGACGCCGGCTTGTTGTTTGAGCCATTCCAGTACCTCTTCGGTCAGCAGCTGCAGGCGCAGGGCGCTGGCCTTGGGCAGCAGGTGCTTTTCGCAGAACTGGTCGAGCTGGCCGAACAGGGCGTAGAGATCGAAATCGCGTTCCTTGAGGCGGAACTCCAGACAGCGCACCCGGCGGATGAAATCGCGTGTGCGCTGTTGTTGTGGCGCCTCGAAGATCTGCTGCGGCGGGCCTTCCTCGTAGATGATGCCCTGATCCATGTAGAACACCCGACTGGAAACCTGACGGGCAAAATCCATTTCGTGGGTCACAATGGCCAGGGTCATGCCGTCACGCGCCAACCGGCGGATGACGGCCAAGACCTCGCCGACCATGGTGGGATCAAGGGCCGAGGTTGGCTCGTCGAACAGAATGATCTCCGGCTCCATCGACAGGCAGCGGGCGATGGCCACCCGTTGCTTCTGCCCGCCGGACAGTTCGTGGGGCAGGCTGTGAGCCTTTTCCGCCAGACCGACCATCTTCAGCAGTTCCAGGCCGCGGGCCGCGGCCTGCACCCTGGAGTGGCCGCGCAGCTGCACCGGACCGATGCACAGGTTGCCCAGGGCCGTGAGATGGGGAAACAGATTGAAGGACTGGAATACCATGCCCATGCGCTGGCGCAGCTGCGCCACCTTGACGCCGGCGGCCAGAATGTCCTGCCCATCGATCAGAATACGACCGGAGCTGGGTTGATCGAGCAGATTGAGGCAGCGCAGAAAGGTGCTTTTGCCGGTGCCCGACGGGCCGATGATGGAAATGACCTCGCCCTGGCGGATGTGGGCGTTGACATCCGTGAGAACCGCCACCGGGCCAAAATGTTTGCTCAGATGCTCGACACGAATCATGGGCGGGTCTCCAGCCGCTGGCGCTGCGGATCGGTTTTGCGGTCGAGGTGGTCGAGCGCCAGACCCAGCAGCCAGATCACCACAAAATAGAGCGCCGCCACCATGATCAGAGGGAAAAAGGCTTCGAAGGTGCGGCTGCGGATGATATCGCCGGCTTTGGTCAAGTCCTGCACGCCAATGTAGCCGACAATGGAGGTCATCTTCACCAGTGAAATGAATTCGCCCCGATAGACCGGCAGGATGCGGCGGATGGCCTGTGGCAGAACAATGTGGCGGAAGCATTGCAGGCGGGTGAAGCCGAGGGCGATCCCGGCTTCCGTCTGCCCCCGGTCGACCGCTTCGATGCCGCTGCGGAACATTTCGGCGACGTAGGCGGCGAAGTTCAGCGCGAAGGCGACCACGGCCACCAGCAGGGGGCTGATATTGACCGAGGCGAACACCACATAGAAGATCAGCATGAGTAGCAGCAGGACCGGCAGGCCGCGCACCGTTGCTATGTACAGGATGGCGAAGCGCCGTGCCAGCGGCTGGCGCGACAGTCGCAGGGCGCAGATGGCGGCTCCCAGCAATGTTCCCAGCAGGGTGGCGGCCGCCGAAATCAACAGCGTCGCTCCCAGCCCTTGCACGATCAGGCGCCAGCGCTGCTCGACCACAAAGTTGATTCGCAGACTCTCCTGCAGACTGGCCAGCGCCGGCACCGCGCTGACAACCGTGCTGGCCGGCTCGCTTGTGAAGGGCTCCGGAGCCGGGGGGGCGGCGGCAGCCATGCGGTCGCGCCGCACCAGCGCCACGGTGTTGAGATCGAGATAGGGCTCGGAAAAGGCCACCACCTTGGCCCGTTCCTCACTGATGGCGATGCCGTCAGTCACCAGATCGACCTTGCCGGCCGCCAGGGCGTTGATCAGGGCGTCCCATTCATAGGCGCGGATCTGCAGATCAATGTGTTCATGGGCGGCGAAACGGCGCAGCAATTCGATATCGAAACCGGTGAATTCGCCGTTGACCAGGCTGACATAGGGCAGATCGTCCACCGCCACCCCGGCCAGGCCGCGTTCGCCGCCGGAAAAGTGGGGGATTTCCGGCATGACCGCTTCGTCGGCGTCCTCGACGCACCAGCGCTGGTAAAGTGTCTGGTAGGTACCGTTTTCACGAATGTGGCGCAAAAAGGCGTTGAAACGGTCACGCAGGTCGGTGCGGTCGCGGCGAAAAGCCACGCCCAGGGGCAGTACCTGGAGACGTTCCTCCAAAATGGCCAGTTCGGGATTCTTTTTCAGGATCAGGCGGGCCGTGCTGCCTTCGATCAGGGCGGCGTCGACCTTGCCGGTGCGCACGGCCAGAACCAGGTCAGCCGTGGTGTTGAGCCGAACCACCTCGGCCTGCGGATAATGCTGGGCCAGAAAGGCATCCTGCACGGTGCCGATGAAGATGGCGATCTTGCCCCGCGCCAGATCGGCAAAACGCCGCGCCGGCAGCGTCTGTGGCTGCGGCGCGGCTGACGGCGGGTTCTGGGCCAACCGCTGCCTGAGTACCAGCACGGCGCCGCGTCCTTCGGCATAGGGAGCGGAAAAGGCGACCCGCTGACGCCGTTCCTCGGTGATGGCGATGCCATCACTGATCAGATCGACCTTGCCGGCCGCCAGGGCTGGAATCAGCGCGCCAAAATCGAGAATCTGAATCTGCAAGGCGATATTTTCAGCCGCGGCGAAGCTCCGCAACAGTTCAATGTCGAAGCCGACCACCTGATTGTTGACCACCGCCACATAGGGCAGATCGGCAACGGAAACCCCCAGGATATAGCGTGCGGCCGGTTCTTTTACCGGGTAGGGCGGCATCTGCGCGGTCTGAGGATCGGCGATAAACCAGCGCTGGTGGATCTGATCGTAGCGGCCGTCGGCCCGGATGCTGGCCAGATAATGGTCAAAACGCTGGCGCAGGTCGGCCAGCTCCGGTCGGAAGCCGATACCGAGCGGATAGCGCATGAAATCGTCATCGAGCAGGGCCATGTCCGGCCAGTTGGGCAGCAGGGCGGTGGCGCTGATGGCATCGATCAGAGCAGCGTCAACCTTGCCGCCGCGGGTGGCCAGCAACAGGTCGGTGAGGTTGTTGAACCAGACCAGTTGGGCTGCCGGGTAGGCCTGTTCGGCGTAGGCTCCCTGCAGGGTGCCGAGAACCGCGCCCAGGCGGGCCTGGGCCAGATCGTCCAGGCTGCTAAAGGGGCCGGGCGCGGCGCTGAGGCTGCCAGCCAGGGGGGGCAACAGCGTCGCTAGCAGCAGTGTCAGGCTCAACAGCAGGGTTTTGAGAAGGCGCCGGGCGACAAACGGCATGATGGCAACTCCAGCAAACAAAACGGGTGAACGCGGTTACCGTGACTGGCCGGCGGGGTTGTCCGTCACCAGCTGGTAGGGGTGTTGCTGGCTGTCGGGTAGCGCCCAGGGGGGCTGCTGACGGGCCAGAACGCTGGGGTTGATCCGCAGCTGCTCGGGGATGACCGCTTCGGTGGCAAAACTGGCCGGCGAGCGGCCGGCGAGAATGGCGGCAGCCAGATCGGCCGTGTAGCGGCCGACGGTGACATAATCGGCCCCCAGGCCGAACAGGGCGCCCCGGGCGGCATCGGCAGGGTCGTTGGTGAATACCGGCACGCCGGCCTCGCTGGCCAGATGCAGAATCAGATGGAGGGCGGCGGTGGCCACGGTGTCGCCACCGACCCAGAGCGCGTCGGGCTGCCGCGTCAGCAGGGCGCGGGTGGCTTCCGGCACCTCGGAGGTGTTGCCGGCATTGATCTCCAGCAACGCGATGCCCAGATCGGCGCAGGTGGCGCGGGCCTGTGCCAGACAGGCGGCCGAACACTGTTCCGCCGGATTCCACACCACGCCCAGCCGCTGCAATCGGGGCGCCATGGTTTTGGCCAGGCGGATGGCGGAGCGGACCGGCTGGAAGGTGCCGATGCCGGCCATGTGGGGCGGATGCTGGTCGGCTGCCGGGCCGGTGATGCCGACGCCGGTGCCGAGCGGATCGGTAACGGCGCCGAAGACGTGGCGCTTGCGCGTGGCTTCGTTGGCCTTGGCGAACAGCTGCAGAGCCAGGG is a genomic window of Desulfuromonas thiophila containing:
- a CDS encoding DUF4124 domain-containing protein; translation: MWRFVLIWMVFLGLLPAQGQAGPLYTWKDTGGQLHISDNLPECPENAKELQTRVYSGGRETAVQRQERLLREYEQERQLALANWQRREELQQKKLARAIEEDNDRRHALHEARLEQDIAYEKSLIDRWDDRRRPVYSLPGRRTRYQDAMRQSCSDGNAPHSPRLMARPHSQPVLPRSAGQRTVVRRLP
- a CDS encoding putative bifunctional diguanylate cyclase/phosphodiesterase, which gives rise to MTKAPSSGQAKSLSIFLIEDDTAHAELIRRAFQEQSPRVQLYQAASLAGYHALLKQHSPDLVLMDINLPDGRALQALADSHDHRAFPLLVMTAYGNEELAVEALKGGAFDYLVKSPDLFRRLPVIVQGALREWQLLQQRRQAQADLQASERHYHSLFESIDEGFCVMEVEFDDDGTVSDLRLREINRIFSAQTGLGPECLSHSIRELLPEIDPFWLQTYGAVARTGEAIRFQRPEQQLGRFFDVYAFRPDNGSRNQVAALYRDITEQKRYEEQLKHLATHDVLTGLANRTLLLDRLEQAIHYAHRSGRLVAALLFDLDRFKVINDSLGHNFGDQLLRAVAGRLQHCIRETDSVARLGGDEFVVILAEVADMKDIALVAGHLLEQLNQPYRVEDREIRLSASLGISLFPRDSDDSATLLRNADMAMYRAKRLERSSFLFYAPEMNQRLQETLELEEALRQALEQEQFLLLYQPKVNLVTGQICGCEALVRWQHAQRGLISPAQFIPLAEETGLIVPLGDWVLRQACAQTCQWRDAGLQPVPVAVNLSARQFRKGDLTQRLQSILQHSGLAAGELELELTESMIMDNPQQAVQIMHELKQLGLSLSLDDFGTGYSSLNYLRRFPVDNLKIDRSFIRDVATDTSGASVVTSIIQIAHNLGLGAVAEGVETRDQLDFLRRCGCDQLQGYLFSKPLPAEDFAALLREGRSLTPPI
- the umuC gene encoding translesion error-prone DNA polymerase V subunit UmuC; translated protein: MPLFALIDCNNFYCSCERLFRPDLRRRPVAVLSNNDGCVVARSAEVKALGIAMGTPLFQIRHLVKQHDIVLFSSNYGLYADISARVMASLRAFSDHLEVYSIDEAFIDLTAAQADLASCGQAIREQLYRHVGVPVSVGIAPTKTLAKLANGAAKRFRQCHGVVDLSQPERQRRLLALTPLEEVWGVGRQLGPRLARLGIRTALQLAEMDVRFVRQRFSVVLERTVRELNGESCLELEEVPAPQKQLVCSRSFGERIETYDELRQALSQLVCQAAARLRHQALKAGIVTLFIRTSPHDTQQPYYGNRASTSLGEASNDSRVLLPLALRLFDKLWREDLRYAKGGVQLEGLCPADQVQPGLFHSPQDEGKGKQLMQALDRLNQSGRARVYFGAQRPEADWFMTRTLLSPAYTRSWDELPQVR
- a CDS encoding NupC/NupG family nucleoside CNT transporter; this translates as MIIQPLLGLALFILLAWLLSENRRRFPLRLVLGGLALQLLLALLLLRLPGCRQLFWLLNQAVLALEQATAAGTGLVFGYLGGGPLPFAETGSASAYLLAFRGLPLVLLISALSALLFYWRILPWVVQGLSWLLRRTLGLGGAEGLAVAANIFVGMVEAPLIVRPYLARMSRSELFCLMSCGMATIAGTVMVLYASILRPLLPDIMGHILTASLISAPAAVVIAKVLVPENATPTAARLEVDTSVRGSMDAITRGTTQGIQLLLNIVAMIIVMVALVALVNQLLGLLWPGASLQGLLGQVLAPVVWLFGVPWAEAPTAAALLGTKTVINEFVAYLDMSRLPPGQLSERSLYLLSYALCGFANPGSLGILIGGLGAMAPERRPEIVSLGLKSLLAGTLATCMTAAVAALLLPA
- a CDS encoding M48 family metalloprotease: MRYALAVCTLVLLLAGCAVNPVTGRNELALVGEDTELRAGAQHYQPSRQMQGGDYRTHPQVVAYVQQVGQRLAAVSDRKLPYEFRVLNDSTPNAWALPGGKIAINRGLLVELNNEAELAAVLSHEIVHAAARHGAKDMERNLLLQGAVLATGLAARNSEYAALATGGAAVGSQLIQQRYSRDAEREADAYGMRYMARAGYDPAAAIGLQQTFVRLAKNQQPDWLNGLFSSHPPSQERVEANRQLATTLPKGGTLGEERYRQALAPLLADCEAYAAHDAGRKALQAKDTAKALSLAEKALRLQPAEALFHGLRGDIRMAEKNPADAITNYDRAIARDDGYFHYYLQRGLAKKALGQTSAAVADLERSTALLPTAPAQQALGLVALQQGQRGKAKELFAAAAQSQSTIGQQARQAYQRLDLPEQPQRYLTTAVGLDGKGQLVLRIRNDSSLNVRQIVCLLQFSDSRQRRQQRSLTLAEVLPAGQQHQLKTGIGPLDPATLKSLSVRVSQATLAD
- a CDS encoding amino acid ABC transporter ATP-binding protein encodes the protein MIRVEHLSKHFGPVAVLTDVNAHIRQGEVISIIGPSGTGKSTFLRCLNLLDQPSSGRILIDGQDILAAGVKVAQLRQRMGMVFQSFNLFPHLTALGNLCIGPVQLRGHSRVQAAARGLELLKMVGLAEKAHSLPHELSGGQKQRVAIARCLSMEPEIILFDEPTSALDPTMVGEVLAVIRRLARDGMTLAIVTHEMDFARQVSSRVFYMDQGIIYEEGPPQQIFEAPQQQRTRDFIRRVRCLEFRLKERDFDLYALFGQLDQFCEKHLLPKASALRLQLLTEEVLEWLKQQAGVFDVALTVAFHEQDALLELRLDCAGPPGNPLEQADSQDDIGLALIRNLCRQIDWQRQGERNLLSLQLDSRAP